In Hyphomicrobiaceae bacterium, the following are encoded in one genomic region:
- a CDS encoding DUF1330 domain-containing protein: MSKGYVIVRATVTDPAKWGEYVAKSKAALEKYQGTPIVRGGRCETVEGTGSQRNAVLEFPTYEHALGYAKSEEYAAAKVLRQGAGHLDMTVVEGV; this comes from the coding sequence ATGTCCAAAGGCTACGTAATCGTCCGCGCCACGGTGACGGACCCTGCTAAATGGGGCGAGTACGTCGCAAAGTCCAAAGCTGCGTTGGAGAAGTACCAAGGCACGCCCATCGTGCGCGGGGGGCGGTGCGAGACGGTCGAGGGAACCGGTTCGCAACGAAATGCGGTCCTTGAATTTCCGACCTACGAGCACGCCCTGGGCTACGCGAAGAGCGAGGAGTATGCGGCTGCCAAGGTGCTGCGGCAGGGCGCTGGGCACCTCGATATGACCGTTGTGGAGGGTGTCTAA
- the trmD gene encoding tRNA (guanosine(37)-N1)-methyltransferase TrmD: MPWRASVLTLFPEMFPGPLGLSLVGQALAAGLWALNTHQIRDFGLGRHAQVDDTPAGGGAGMVLRADVLGPAIDHARADNPNSPVIYLSPRGRTLDQDFVRELSAGPGVVLLSGRFEGIDERIIAARAMQEVSIGDYVLSGGDLAAMVLIDACVRLIPGVLGKSESAAHESFEDGLLEHPHYTKPREWEGHAIPDVLLSGDHKKIAEWRRQQALELTEKRRPDLIAKRRGKIE, encoded by the coding sequence ATGCCTTGGCGGGCGAGCGTGCTCACGCTCTTTCCGGAAATGTTTCCAGGCCCATTGGGCTTGTCGTTGGTGGGACAGGCGCTCGCGGCGGGGTTGTGGGCGCTCAACACGCATCAGATCCGCGACTTCGGTCTTGGCCGCCACGCGCAGGTTGACGATACGCCGGCCGGAGGTGGTGCGGGAATGGTATTGCGTGCCGATGTTCTGGGTCCGGCCATCGATCACGCGCGCGCTGATAATCCCAACTCTCCCGTCATCTATCTTTCGCCCCGTGGAAGGACACTGGACCAGGACTTCGTACGCGAGCTGTCGGCGGGGCCGGGGGTCGTTCTGCTCTCAGGACGGTTTGAAGGCATCGATGAGCGCATCATCGCAGCCCGCGCAATGCAAGAAGTCTCGATTGGCGATTACGTGCTGTCAGGCGGCGACTTGGCGGCGATGGTTCTTATAGATGCCTGCGTGCGTCTGATTCCCGGCGTGTTGGGTAAGAGCGAGAGTGCGGCTCATGAGAGCTTCGAAGACGGCCTTTTGGAGCACCCGCACTATACAAAGCCCCGCGAATGGGAAGGCCACGCCATTCCCGACGTCCTCCTCTCCGGCGACCATAAGAAGATTGCCGAATGGCGCCGTCAGCAGGCCCTTGAACTAACCGAAAAGCGCCGCCCCGACCTTATTGCGAAGCGCCGCGGGAAGATTGAGTAG